A stretch of the Salvelinus fontinalis isolate EN_2023a chromosome 22, ASM2944872v1, whole genome shotgun sequence genome encodes the following:
- the ago2 gene encoding protein argonaute-2 isoform X6, with the protein MYSSGAAGAAEMLEPPHSSGSIGPDPSDPDPPSPPVPEYVFKPPSRPDFGTMGRTIKLQANFFEMEIPKLEVYHYDIDIKPEKCPRRVNREIVEHMVQHFKTQIFGDRKPVYDGRKNLYTAMPLPIGREKVELEVTIPGEGKDRNFKVAIKWVSCVSLQALQEALSGRLPNIPFETIQALDVVMRHLPSMRYTPVGRSFFTPSEGCSNPLGGGREVWFGFHQSVRPSLWKMMLNIDVSATAFYKAQPVIEFMCEVLDFKSIEEQQKPLTDSQRVKFTKEIKGLKVEITHCGQMKRKYRVCNVTRRPASHQTFPLQQENGQTIECTVAQYFKDKYKLILRYPHLPCLQVGQEQKHTYLPLEVCNIVAGQRCIKKLTDNQTSTMIRATARSAPDRQEEISKLMRSANFNNDPYVREFGVMVRDEMTEVNGRVLQAPSILYGGRQNKAIATPIQGVWDMRNKQFHTGIEIKVWAIACFAPQRQCTELLLKAFTDQLRKISRDAGMPIQGQPCFCKYAQGADSVEPMFKHLKYTYQGLQLVVVILPGKTPVYAEVKRVGDTVLGMATQCVQVKNVQKTTPQTLSNLCLKINVKLGGVNNILLPQGRPLVFQQPVIFLGADVTHPPAGDGKKPSIAAVVGSMDAHPSRYCATVRVQQHRQDIIQDLATMVRELLIQFYKSTRFKPTRIIYYRDGISEGQFNQVRLEVLQHELLAIREACIKLEKDYQPGITFVVVQKRHHTRLFCMDRNERVGKSGNIPAGTTVDTKITHPSEFDFYLCSHAGIQGTSRPSHYHVLWDDNHFTSDELQVLTYQLCHTYVRCTRSVSIPAPAYYAHLVAFRARYHLVDKEHDSAEGSHTSGQSNGRDQQALAKAVQIHQDTLRTMYFA; encoded by the exons ATGTATTCCAGTGGAGCTGCTGGAG CTGCTGAGATGCTTGAACCACCTCACTCCTCGGGGTCAATTGG CCCTGACCCCTCTGATCCAGATCCCCCGTCTCCCCCAGTGCCAGAGTATGTGTTCAAACCCCCCTCGCGGCCAGACTTTGGCACCATGGGCAGGACAATCAAACTGCAGGCCAACTTCTTTGAGATGGAGATCCCCAAACTGGAGGTCTACCACTACGACATTGACATCAAGCCAGAGAAATGCCCCAGAAGGGTCAACCG TGAAATTGTGGAGCACATGGTACAGCACTTTAAAACGCAGATCTTTGGGGATCGAAAGCCAGTGTATGACGGGAGGAAGAATCTCTACACAGCCATGCCCTTACCTATAGGCAGGGAAAAA GTGGAGCTGGAGGTGACCATCCCAGGCGAGGGGAAAGACCGGAACTTCAAAGTGGCTATAAAGTGGGTGTCCTGCGTCAGTCTGCAAGCTCTTCAAGAAGCCCTGTCTGGACGACTGCCAAACATCCCCTTTGAGACCATCCAGGCCCTGGACGTGGTCATGAGACATTTGCCCTCTATGAG GTACACCCCCGTCGGACGTTCTTTCTTCACCCCTTCAGAGGGATGCTCCAACCCCCTGGGCGGGGGCAGGGAGGTCTGGTTTGGGTTCCACCAATCGGTTAGGCCTTCCCTGTGGAAGATGATGCTAAACATTGACG TGTCGGCCACCGCCTTCTACAAGGCCCAGCCTGTGATTGAGTTCATGTGTGAGGTTTTGGATTTCAAAAGTATCGAAGAACAACAGAAACCCTTAACCGACTCCCAGAGAGTAAAGTTTACCAAGGAAATCAAAG GTCTGAAGGTTGAGATCACTCACTGTGGTCAGATGAAAAGGAAGTACAGAGTATGTAATGTGACCAGAAGACCAGCCAGTCACCAGAC GTTTCCACTGCAGCAGGAGAATGGCCAGACCATAGAATGCACAGTAGCGCAGTACTTCAAAGACAAGTACAAACTCATACTGCGCTACCCCCACCTCCCCTGTCTACAGGTTGGACAGGAGCAGAAACACACCTACCTCCCCCTCGAG GTCTGTAACATAGTGGCTGGCCAGCGGTGCATCAAGAAGCTGACCGACAATCAAACGTCCACTATGATCCGTGCCACAGCCCGATCGGCACCAGACCGTCAGGAAGAGATAAGCAAACTG ATGAGAAGTGCCAACTTTAACAATGATCCTTACGTGCGTGAGTTTGGGGTGATGGTGAGGGATGAGATGACCGAGGTGAACGGCAGAGTCCTCcaggccccatccatcctctacGGAGGGCGG CAGAATAAAGCAATAGCAACTCCCATCCAGGGAGTGTGGGACATGAGGAACAAGCAGTTCCACACTGGCATAGAGATCAAGGTGTGGGCCATCGCCTGCTTCGCCCCACAGAGACAGTGTACTGAACTCCTGCTCAA GGCGTTCACAGACCAGCTGCGTAAGATCTCTCGCGACGCGGGGATGCCCATCCAGGGCCAACCCTGTTTCTGTAAGTACGCTCAGGGGGCGGACAGCGTGGAGCCCATGTTCAAACACCTGAAGTACACCTACCAGGGCCTGCAGCTGGTGGTGGTCATCCTGCCTGGGAAGACGCCCGTCTATG CTGAGGTGAAGCGTGTTGGTGACACGGTGCTGGGCATGGCCACCCAGTGTGTCCAGGTAAAGAATGTTCAGAAAACCACTCCCCAGACCCTCTCTAACCTCTGCCTGAAGATCAACGTCAAGCTGGGCGGGGTCAACAACATCCTCCTCCCACAGGGCAG GCCCCTGGTGTTCCAGCAGCCAGTCATCTTCCTGGGTGCTGATGTCACTCACCCTCCTGCTGGAGATGGGAAGAAACCCTCCATCGCTGCA GTGGTGGGGAGCATGGACGCCCACCCCAGCCGCTACTGTGCCACGGTGCGGGTGCAGCAGCATCGCCAGGACATCATCCAGGACCTAGCCACAATGGTCAGAGAGCTGCTCATCCAGTTCTACAAGTCCACCCGCTTCAAGCCCACCCGGATCATCTACTACCGCGACGGCATATCTGAGGGCCAGTTCAACCAGGTTAGACTTGAG GTGCTCCAACATGAGTTACTGGCGATCCGTGAGGCCTGCATCAAACTGGAGAAAGACTACCAGCCCGGTATCACCTTCGTGGTGGTGCAGAAGAGACACCACACTCGACTGTTCTGCATGGACAGAAACGAGAGG GTTGGTAAGAGTGGCAACATCCCTGCAGGCACCACAGTGGACACCAAAATCACTCACCCATCGGAGTTTGACTTCTACCTGTGTAGCCACGCTGGCATTCAG GGGACCAGCCGACCATCCCATTACCACGTGCTGTGGGACGACAACCATTTCACCTCGGACGAGCTGCAGGTGCTAACCTACCAGCTGTGCCACACCTATGTGCGCTGCACCCGCTCTGTGTCCATCCCAGCACCAGCCTACTACGCCCACCTGGTGGCATTCCGTGCCCGTTACCACCTGGTGGATAAGGAGCATGACAG TGCGGAGGGCAGTCACACGTCGGGACAGAGCAATGGGCGTGACCAGCAGGCTTTGGCCAAGGCAGTTCAGATCCACCAGGACACACTGCGCACTATGTACTTCGCCTGA
- the ago2 gene encoding protein argonaute-2 isoform X5 produces MYSSGAAGAAEMLEPPHSSGSIGSDPPSPPVPEYVFKPPSRPDFGTMGRTIKLQANFFEMEIPKLEVYHYDIDIKPEKCPRRVNREIVEHMVQHFKTQIFGDRKPVYDGRKNLYTAMPLPIGREKVELEVTIPGEGKDRNFKVAIKWVSCVSLQALQEALSGRLPNIPFETIQALDVVMRHLPSMRYTPVGRSFFTPSEGCSNPLGGGREVWFGFHQSVRPSLWKMMLNIDVSATAFYKAQPVIEFMCEVLDFKSIEEQQKPLTDSQRVKFTKEIKGNHSLPGLKVEITHCGQMKRKYRVCNVTRRPASHQTFPLQQENGQTIECTVAQYFKDKYKLILRYPHLPCLQVGQEQKHTYLPLEVCNIVAGQRCIKKLTDNQTSTMIRATARSAPDRQEEISKLMRSANFNNDPYVREFGVMVRDEMTEVNGRVLQAPSILYGGRQNKAIATPIQGVWDMRNKQFHTGIEIKVWAIACFAPQRQCTELLLKAFTDQLRKISRDAGMPIQGQPCFCKYAQGADSVEPMFKHLKYTYQGLQLVVVILPGKTPVYAEVKRVGDTVLGMATQCVQVKNVQKTTPQTLSNLCLKINVKLGGVNNILLPQGRPLVFQQPVIFLGADVTHPPAGDGKKPSIAAVVGSMDAHPSRYCATVRVQQHRQDIIQDLATMVRELLIQFYKSTRFKPTRIIYYRDGISEGQFNQVRLEVLQHELLAIREACIKLEKDYQPGITFVVVQKRHHTRLFCMDRNERVGKSGNIPAGTTVDTKITHPSEFDFYLCSHAGIQGTSRPSHYHVLWDDNHFTSDELQVLTYQLCHTYVRCTRSVSIPAPAYYAHLVAFRARYHLVDKEHDSAEGSHTSGQSNGRDQQALAKAVQIHQDTLRTMYFA; encoded by the exons ATGTATTCCAGTGGAGCTGCTGGAG CTGCTGAGATGCTTGAACCACCTCACTCCTCGGGGTCAATTGGCTCTG ATCCCCCGTCTCCCCCAGTGCCAGAGTATGTGTTCAAACCCCCCTCGCGGCCAGACTTTGGCACCATGGGCAGGACAATCAAACTGCAGGCCAACTTCTTTGAGATGGAGATCCCCAAACTGGAGGTCTACCACTACGACATTGACATCAAGCCAGAGAAATGCCCCAGAAGGGTCAACCG TGAAATTGTGGAGCACATGGTACAGCACTTTAAAACGCAGATCTTTGGGGATCGAAAGCCAGTGTATGACGGGAGGAAGAATCTCTACACAGCCATGCCCTTACCTATAGGCAGGGAAAAA GTGGAGCTGGAGGTGACCATCCCAGGCGAGGGGAAAGACCGGAACTTCAAAGTGGCTATAAAGTGGGTGTCCTGCGTCAGTCTGCAAGCTCTTCAAGAAGCCCTGTCTGGACGACTGCCAAACATCCCCTTTGAGACCATCCAGGCCCTGGACGTGGTCATGAGACATTTGCCCTCTATGAG GTACACCCCCGTCGGACGTTCTTTCTTCACCCCTTCAGAGGGATGCTCCAACCCCCTGGGCGGGGGCAGGGAGGTCTGGTTTGGGTTCCACCAATCGGTTAGGCCTTCCCTGTGGAAGATGATGCTAAACATTGACG TGTCGGCCACCGCCTTCTACAAGGCCCAGCCTGTGATTGAGTTCATGTGTGAGGTTTTGGATTTCAAAAGTATCGAAGAACAACAGAAACCCTTAACCGACTCCCAGAGAGTAAAGTTTACCAAGGAAATCAAAGGTAATCATTCATTACCAG GTCTGAAGGTTGAGATCACTCACTGTGGTCAGATGAAAAGGAAGTACAGAGTATGTAATGTGACCAGAAGACCAGCCAGTCACCAGAC GTTTCCACTGCAGCAGGAGAATGGCCAGACCATAGAATGCACAGTAGCGCAGTACTTCAAAGACAAGTACAAACTCATACTGCGCTACCCCCACCTCCCCTGTCTACAGGTTGGACAGGAGCAGAAACACACCTACCTCCCCCTCGAG GTCTGTAACATAGTGGCTGGCCAGCGGTGCATCAAGAAGCTGACCGACAATCAAACGTCCACTATGATCCGTGCCACAGCCCGATCGGCACCAGACCGTCAGGAAGAGATAAGCAAACTG ATGAGAAGTGCCAACTTTAACAATGATCCTTACGTGCGTGAGTTTGGGGTGATGGTGAGGGATGAGATGACCGAGGTGAACGGCAGAGTCCTCcaggccccatccatcctctacGGAGGGCGG CAGAATAAAGCAATAGCAACTCCCATCCAGGGAGTGTGGGACATGAGGAACAAGCAGTTCCACACTGGCATAGAGATCAAGGTGTGGGCCATCGCCTGCTTCGCCCCACAGAGACAGTGTACTGAACTCCTGCTCAA GGCGTTCACAGACCAGCTGCGTAAGATCTCTCGCGACGCGGGGATGCCCATCCAGGGCCAACCCTGTTTCTGTAAGTACGCTCAGGGGGCGGACAGCGTGGAGCCCATGTTCAAACACCTGAAGTACACCTACCAGGGCCTGCAGCTGGTGGTGGTCATCCTGCCTGGGAAGACGCCCGTCTATG CTGAGGTGAAGCGTGTTGGTGACACGGTGCTGGGCATGGCCACCCAGTGTGTCCAGGTAAAGAATGTTCAGAAAACCACTCCCCAGACCCTCTCTAACCTCTGCCTGAAGATCAACGTCAAGCTGGGCGGGGTCAACAACATCCTCCTCCCACAGGGCAG GCCCCTGGTGTTCCAGCAGCCAGTCATCTTCCTGGGTGCTGATGTCACTCACCCTCCTGCTGGAGATGGGAAGAAACCCTCCATCGCTGCA GTGGTGGGGAGCATGGACGCCCACCCCAGCCGCTACTGTGCCACGGTGCGGGTGCAGCAGCATCGCCAGGACATCATCCAGGACCTAGCCACAATGGTCAGAGAGCTGCTCATCCAGTTCTACAAGTCCACCCGCTTCAAGCCCACCCGGATCATCTACTACCGCGACGGCATATCTGAGGGCCAGTTCAACCAGGTTAGACTTGAG GTGCTCCAACATGAGTTACTGGCGATCCGTGAGGCCTGCATCAAACTGGAGAAAGACTACCAGCCCGGTATCACCTTCGTGGTGGTGCAGAAGAGACACCACACTCGACTGTTCTGCATGGACAGAAACGAGAGG GTTGGTAAGAGTGGCAACATCCCTGCAGGCACCACAGTGGACACCAAAATCACTCACCCATCGGAGTTTGACTTCTACCTGTGTAGCCACGCTGGCATTCAG GGGACCAGCCGACCATCCCATTACCACGTGCTGTGGGACGACAACCATTTCACCTCGGACGAGCTGCAGGTGCTAACCTACCAGCTGTGCCACACCTATGTGCGCTGCACCCGCTCTGTGTCCATCCCAGCACCAGCCTACTACGCCCACCTGGTGGCATTCCGTGCCCGTTACCACCTGGTGGATAAGGAGCATGACAG TGCGGAGGGCAGTCACACGTCGGGACAGAGCAATGGGCGTGACCAGCAGGCTTTGGCCAAGGCAGTTCAGATCCACCAGGACACACTGCGCACTATGTACTTCGCCTGA
- the ago2 gene encoding protein argonaute-2 isoform X7, with translation MYSSGAAGAAEMLEPPHSSGSIGPDPSDPDPPSPPVPEYVFKPPSRPDFGTMGRTIKLQANFFEMEIPKLEVYHYDIDIKPEKCPRRVNREIVEHMVQHFKTQIFGDRKPVYDGRKNLYTAMPLPIGREKVELEVTIPGEGKDRNFKVAIKWVSCVSLQALQEALSGRLPNIPFETIQALDVVMRHLPSMRYTPVGRSFFTPSEGCSNPLGGGREVWFGFHQSVRPSLWKMMLNIDVSATAFYKAQPVIEFMCEVLDFKSIEEQQKPLTDSQRVKFTKEIKGLKVEITHCGQMKRKYRVCNVTRRPASHQTFPLQQENGQTIECTVAQYFKDKYKLILRYPHLPCLQVGQEQKHTYLPLEVCNIVAGQRCIKKLTDNQTSTMIRATARSAPDRQEEISKLMRSANFNNDPYVREFGVMVRDEMTEVNGRVLQAPSILYGGRNKAIATPIQGVWDMRNKQFHTGIEIKVWAIACFAPQRQCTELLLKAFTDQLRKISRDAGMPIQGQPCFCKYAQGADSVEPMFKHLKYTYQGLQLVVVILPGKTPVYAEVKRVGDTVLGMATQCVQVKNVQKTTPQTLSNLCLKINVKLGGVNNILLPQGRPLVFQQPVIFLGADVTHPPAGDGKKPSIAAVVGSMDAHPSRYCATVRVQQHRQDIIQDLATMVRELLIQFYKSTRFKPTRIIYYRDGISEGQFNQVLQHELLAIREACIKLEKDYQPGITFVVVQKRHHTRLFCMDRNERVGKSGNIPAGTTVDTKITHPSEFDFYLCSHAGIQGTSRPSHYHVLWDDNHFTSDELQVLTYQLCHTYVRCTRSVSIPAPAYYAHLVAFRARYHLVDKEHDSAEGSHTSGQSNGRDQQALAKAVQIHQDTLRTMYFA, from the exons ATGTATTCCAGTGGAGCTGCTGGAG CTGCTGAGATGCTTGAACCACCTCACTCCTCGGGGTCAATTGG CCCTGACCCCTCTGATCCAGATCCCCCGTCTCCCCCAGTGCCAGAGTATGTGTTCAAACCCCCCTCGCGGCCAGACTTTGGCACCATGGGCAGGACAATCAAACTGCAGGCCAACTTCTTTGAGATGGAGATCCCCAAACTGGAGGTCTACCACTACGACATTGACATCAAGCCAGAGAAATGCCCCAGAAGGGTCAACCG TGAAATTGTGGAGCACATGGTACAGCACTTTAAAACGCAGATCTTTGGGGATCGAAAGCCAGTGTATGACGGGAGGAAGAATCTCTACACAGCCATGCCCTTACCTATAGGCAGGGAAAAA GTGGAGCTGGAGGTGACCATCCCAGGCGAGGGGAAAGACCGGAACTTCAAAGTGGCTATAAAGTGGGTGTCCTGCGTCAGTCTGCAAGCTCTTCAAGAAGCCCTGTCTGGACGACTGCCAAACATCCCCTTTGAGACCATCCAGGCCCTGGACGTGGTCATGAGACATTTGCCCTCTATGAG GTACACCCCCGTCGGACGTTCTTTCTTCACCCCTTCAGAGGGATGCTCCAACCCCCTGGGCGGGGGCAGGGAGGTCTGGTTTGGGTTCCACCAATCGGTTAGGCCTTCCCTGTGGAAGATGATGCTAAACATTGACG TGTCGGCCACCGCCTTCTACAAGGCCCAGCCTGTGATTGAGTTCATGTGTGAGGTTTTGGATTTCAAAAGTATCGAAGAACAACAGAAACCCTTAACCGACTCCCAGAGAGTAAAGTTTACCAAGGAAATCAAAG GTCTGAAGGTTGAGATCACTCACTGTGGTCAGATGAAAAGGAAGTACAGAGTATGTAATGTGACCAGAAGACCAGCCAGTCACCAGAC GTTTCCACTGCAGCAGGAGAATGGCCAGACCATAGAATGCACAGTAGCGCAGTACTTCAAAGACAAGTACAAACTCATACTGCGCTACCCCCACCTCCCCTGTCTACAGGTTGGACAGGAGCAGAAACACACCTACCTCCCCCTCGAG GTCTGTAACATAGTGGCTGGCCAGCGGTGCATCAAGAAGCTGACCGACAATCAAACGTCCACTATGATCCGTGCCACAGCCCGATCGGCACCAGACCGTCAGGAAGAGATAAGCAAACTG ATGAGAAGTGCCAACTTTAACAATGATCCTTACGTGCGTGAGTTTGGGGTGATGGTGAGGGATGAGATGACCGAGGTGAACGGCAGAGTCCTCcaggccccatccatcctctacGGAGGGCGG AATAAAGCAATAGCAACTCCCATCCAGGGAGTGTGGGACATGAGGAACAAGCAGTTCCACACTGGCATAGAGATCAAGGTGTGGGCCATCGCCTGCTTCGCCCCACAGAGACAGTGTACTGAACTCCTGCTCAA GGCGTTCACAGACCAGCTGCGTAAGATCTCTCGCGACGCGGGGATGCCCATCCAGGGCCAACCCTGTTTCTGTAAGTACGCTCAGGGGGCGGACAGCGTGGAGCCCATGTTCAAACACCTGAAGTACACCTACCAGGGCCTGCAGCTGGTGGTGGTCATCCTGCCTGGGAAGACGCCCGTCTATG CTGAGGTGAAGCGTGTTGGTGACACGGTGCTGGGCATGGCCACCCAGTGTGTCCAGGTAAAGAATGTTCAGAAAACCACTCCCCAGACCCTCTCTAACCTCTGCCTGAAGATCAACGTCAAGCTGGGCGGGGTCAACAACATCCTCCTCCCACAGGGCAG GCCCCTGGTGTTCCAGCAGCCAGTCATCTTCCTGGGTGCTGATGTCACTCACCCTCCTGCTGGAGATGGGAAGAAACCCTCCATCGCTGCA GTGGTGGGGAGCATGGACGCCCACCCCAGCCGCTACTGTGCCACGGTGCGGGTGCAGCAGCATCGCCAGGACATCATCCAGGACCTAGCCACAATGGTCAGAGAGCTGCTCATCCAGTTCTACAAGTCCACCCGCTTCAAGCCCACCCGGATCATCTACTACCGCGACGGCATATCTGAGGGCCAGTTCAACCAG GTGCTCCAACATGAGTTACTGGCGATCCGTGAGGCCTGCATCAAACTGGAGAAAGACTACCAGCCCGGTATCACCTTCGTGGTGGTGCAGAAGAGACACCACACTCGACTGTTCTGCATGGACAGAAACGAGAGG GTTGGTAAGAGTGGCAACATCCCTGCAGGCACCACAGTGGACACCAAAATCACTCACCCATCGGAGTTTGACTTCTACCTGTGTAGCCACGCTGGCATTCAG GGGACCAGCCGACCATCCCATTACCACGTGCTGTGGGACGACAACCATTTCACCTCGGACGAGCTGCAGGTGCTAACCTACCAGCTGTGCCACACCTATGTGCGCTGCACCCGCTCTGTGTCCATCCCAGCACCAGCCTACTACGCCCACCTGGTGGCATTCCGTGCCCGTTACCACCTGGTGGATAAGGAGCATGACAG TGCGGAGGGCAGTCACACGTCGGGACAGAGCAATGGGCGTGACCAGCAGGCTTTGGCCAAGGCAGTTCAGATCCACCAGGACACACTGCGCACTATGTACTTCGCCTGA
- the ago2 gene encoding protein argonaute-2 isoform X4 codes for MYSSGAAGAAEMLEPPHSSGSIGPDPSDPDPPSPPVPEYVFKPPSRPDFGTMGRTIKLQANFFEMEIPKLEVYHYDIDIKPEKCPRRVNREIVEHMVQHFKTQIFGDRKPVYDGRKNLYTAMPLPIGREKVELEVTIPGEGKDRNFKVAIKWVSCVSLQALQEALSGRLPNIPFETIQALDVVMRHLPSMRYTPVGRSFFTPSEGCSNPLGGGREVWFGFHQSVRPSLWKMMLNIDVSATAFYKAQPVIEFMCEVLDFKSIEEQQKPLTDSQRVKFTKEIKGNHSLPGLKVEITHCGQMKRKYRVCNVTRRPASHQTFPLQQENGQTIECTVAQYFKDKYKLILRYPHLPCLQVGQEQKHTYLPLEVCNIVAGQRCIKKLTDNQTSTMIRATARSAPDRQEEISKLMRSANFNNDPYVREFGVMVRDEMTEVNGRVLQAPSILYGGRNKAIATPIQGVWDMRNKQFHTGIEIKVWAIACFAPQRQCTELLLKAFTDQLRKISRDAGMPIQGQPCFCKYAQGADSVEPMFKHLKYTYQGLQLVVVILPGKTPVYAEVKRVGDTVLGMATQCVQVKNVQKTTPQTLSNLCLKINVKLGGVNNILLPQGRPLVFQQPVIFLGADVTHPPAGDGKKPSIAAVVGSMDAHPSRYCATVRVQQHRQDIIQDLATMVRELLIQFYKSTRFKPTRIIYYRDGISEGQFNQVLQHELLAIREACIKLEKDYQPGITFVVVQKRHHTRLFCMDRNERVGKSGNIPAGTTVDTKITHPSEFDFYLCSHAGIQGTSRPSHYHVLWDDNHFTSDELQVLTYQLCHTYVRCTRSVSIPAPAYYAHLVAFRARYHLVDKEHDSAEGSHTSGQSNGRDQQALAKAVQIHQDTLRTMYFA; via the exons ATGTATTCCAGTGGAGCTGCTGGAG CTGCTGAGATGCTTGAACCACCTCACTCCTCGGGGTCAATTGG CCCTGACCCCTCTGATCCAGATCCCCCGTCTCCCCCAGTGCCAGAGTATGTGTTCAAACCCCCCTCGCGGCCAGACTTTGGCACCATGGGCAGGACAATCAAACTGCAGGCCAACTTCTTTGAGATGGAGATCCCCAAACTGGAGGTCTACCACTACGACATTGACATCAAGCCAGAGAAATGCCCCAGAAGGGTCAACCG TGAAATTGTGGAGCACATGGTACAGCACTTTAAAACGCAGATCTTTGGGGATCGAAAGCCAGTGTATGACGGGAGGAAGAATCTCTACACAGCCATGCCCTTACCTATAGGCAGGGAAAAA GTGGAGCTGGAGGTGACCATCCCAGGCGAGGGGAAAGACCGGAACTTCAAAGTGGCTATAAAGTGGGTGTCCTGCGTCAGTCTGCAAGCTCTTCAAGAAGCCCTGTCTGGACGACTGCCAAACATCCCCTTTGAGACCATCCAGGCCCTGGACGTGGTCATGAGACATTTGCCCTCTATGAG GTACACCCCCGTCGGACGTTCTTTCTTCACCCCTTCAGAGGGATGCTCCAACCCCCTGGGCGGGGGCAGGGAGGTCTGGTTTGGGTTCCACCAATCGGTTAGGCCTTCCCTGTGGAAGATGATGCTAAACATTGACG TGTCGGCCACCGCCTTCTACAAGGCCCAGCCTGTGATTGAGTTCATGTGTGAGGTTTTGGATTTCAAAAGTATCGAAGAACAACAGAAACCCTTAACCGACTCCCAGAGAGTAAAGTTTACCAAGGAAATCAAAGGTAATCATTCATTACCAG GTCTGAAGGTTGAGATCACTCACTGTGGTCAGATGAAAAGGAAGTACAGAGTATGTAATGTGACCAGAAGACCAGCCAGTCACCAGAC GTTTCCACTGCAGCAGGAGAATGGCCAGACCATAGAATGCACAGTAGCGCAGTACTTCAAAGACAAGTACAAACTCATACTGCGCTACCCCCACCTCCCCTGTCTACAGGTTGGACAGGAGCAGAAACACACCTACCTCCCCCTCGAG GTCTGTAACATAGTGGCTGGCCAGCGGTGCATCAAGAAGCTGACCGACAATCAAACGTCCACTATGATCCGTGCCACAGCCCGATCGGCACCAGACCGTCAGGAAGAGATAAGCAAACTG ATGAGAAGTGCCAACTTTAACAATGATCCTTACGTGCGTGAGTTTGGGGTGATGGTGAGGGATGAGATGACCGAGGTGAACGGCAGAGTCCTCcaggccccatccatcctctacGGAGGGCGG AATAAAGCAATAGCAACTCCCATCCAGGGAGTGTGGGACATGAGGAACAAGCAGTTCCACACTGGCATAGAGATCAAGGTGTGGGCCATCGCCTGCTTCGCCCCACAGAGACAGTGTACTGAACTCCTGCTCAA GGCGTTCACAGACCAGCTGCGTAAGATCTCTCGCGACGCGGGGATGCCCATCCAGGGCCAACCCTGTTTCTGTAAGTACGCTCAGGGGGCGGACAGCGTGGAGCCCATGTTCAAACACCTGAAGTACACCTACCAGGGCCTGCAGCTGGTGGTGGTCATCCTGCCTGGGAAGACGCCCGTCTATG CTGAGGTGAAGCGTGTTGGTGACACGGTGCTGGGCATGGCCACCCAGTGTGTCCAGGTAAAGAATGTTCAGAAAACCACTCCCCAGACCCTCTCTAACCTCTGCCTGAAGATCAACGTCAAGCTGGGCGGGGTCAACAACATCCTCCTCCCACAGGGCAG GCCCCTGGTGTTCCAGCAGCCAGTCATCTTCCTGGGTGCTGATGTCACTCACCCTCCTGCTGGAGATGGGAAGAAACCCTCCATCGCTGCA GTGGTGGGGAGCATGGACGCCCACCCCAGCCGCTACTGTGCCACGGTGCGGGTGCAGCAGCATCGCCAGGACATCATCCAGGACCTAGCCACAATGGTCAGAGAGCTGCTCATCCAGTTCTACAAGTCCACCCGCTTCAAGCCCACCCGGATCATCTACTACCGCGACGGCATATCTGAGGGCCAGTTCAACCAG GTGCTCCAACATGAGTTACTGGCGATCCGTGAGGCCTGCATCAAACTGGAGAAAGACTACCAGCCCGGTATCACCTTCGTGGTGGTGCAGAAGAGACACCACACTCGACTGTTCTGCATGGACAGAAACGAGAGG GTTGGTAAGAGTGGCAACATCCCTGCAGGCACCACAGTGGACACCAAAATCACTCACCCATCGGAGTTTGACTTCTACCTGTGTAGCCACGCTGGCATTCAG GGGACCAGCCGACCATCCCATTACCACGTGCTGTGGGACGACAACCATTTCACCTCGGACGAGCTGCAGGTGCTAACCTACCAGCTGTGCCACACCTATGTGCGCTGCACCCGCTCTGTGTCCATCCCAGCACCAGCCTACTACGCCCACCTGGTGGCATTCCGTGCCCGTTACCACCTGGTGGATAAGGAGCATGACAG TGCGGAGGGCAGTCACACGTCGGGACAGAGCAATGGGCGTGACCAGCAGGCTTTGGCCAAGGCAGTTCAGATCCACCAGGACACACTGCGCACTATGTACTTCGCCTGA